Proteins encoded together in one Rhodospirillaceae bacterium window:
- a CDS encoding N,N-dimethylformamidase, with translation MSERILGYSDRLSAVPGDAVNFKISAPLPGKFKARLVRLICGDDSPEGPGFKSKNINSEIDGTYPARHQPILAGSYVWVTARQPFDLPNFTVQAMVWPTLPGNGKPQAILGNFDAASGSGYALYIDEQGCLAFRAGKNAPVSTGVKMLARHWYEVYAIYDSGTGRIVVGQNMMLAYHGMQQSISETQMLAEPMGEGGRFLIAAWNDDKFATAHFNGKIDSPRVSSRALKPAEIERLRDLPLDVELAQYVVAAWDFSRGMSTVKVTDVSGNRYHGRSINLPTRAMTGWNWDSSDFNWQSKPEHYGAIHFHDDDLYDCGWRTDFTLTVPADLGSGVYCVHVWQKTPVGKIEDYIPFFVRPARGTSTAPLALLIPTASYLAYANQQMISSWWFDELSSCKFATMSSVDQYLEEHEGFGLSVYDEHSDGSGVCYSSHLRPILNMRPKTDLWQFNADTHLTDWLEKKKIPYDVITDDDLHAEGVECLRPYRCVMTGTHPEYYSKAMLDALQAYTNGGGRLMYMGANGFYWRIAYHAGLPGVIEHRRAEDGMRAWFSESGEYFMSFTGEMSGLWARNGRPPNMLVGNAFAAQGFVNAVPYHRTPESQDPRVSFMFDGIGIDEVIGDFGTVGGGAAGWEIDRADTRLGTPPHALIVAAATDFPDSYHWVNEEMNHTHSAVNGDTNPRVRCDMMFFETPNGGAVFSTGSISYGGALAHDGYQNNVSRLTENVVKRFVDPTPF, from the coding sequence ATGAGCGAACGTATCCTCGGCTATTCCGACCGCTTGAGCGCCGTTCCCGGCGACGCGGTCAATTTCAAGATCAGCGCGCCTTTGCCGGGCAAATTCAAGGCCCGCCTGGTGCGCCTGATCTGCGGCGACGATTCCCCGGAGGGTCCGGGCTTCAAGTCCAAGAACATCAACAGCGAGATTGACGGTACCTATCCAGCGCGTCACCAGCCGATTCTGGCCGGCTCCTATGTCTGGGTGACCGCGCGCCAGCCCTTCGACCTGCCCAATTTCACTGTCCAGGCGATGGTCTGGCCGACCTTGCCGGGCAATGGCAAGCCACAGGCAATCCTCGGCAATTTTGACGCTGCGAGTGGCTCCGGCTATGCGCTCTATATCGACGAACAGGGTTGCCTTGCCTTTCGCGCCGGCAAAAATGCACCTGTTTCGACCGGTGTCAAAATGCTCGCGCGGCATTGGTACGAGGTCTATGCCATCTATGATTCCGGCACGGGACGCATTGTCGTCGGCCAGAACATGATGCTGGCCTATCACGGCATGCAGCAATCGATCAGCGAGACTCAGATGCTGGCGGAGCCGATGGGCGAGGGTGGCCGCTTCCTGATTGCTGCCTGGAACGACGACAAGTTCGCCACGGCACATTTCAACGGCAAGATCGACAGCCCGCGCGTATCAAGCCGGGCATTGAAACCGGCGGAGATCGAACGCTTGCGCGATCTGCCGCTGGATGTCGAACTCGCGCAGTATGTCGTCGCTGCCTGGGATTTTTCGCGCGGCATGTCGACGGTCAAGGTCACCGACGTCTCCGGCAACCGCTATCACGGCCGCAGCATCAATCTGCCGACCCGCGCCATGACGGGCTGGAACTGGGATTCTTCGGATTTCAATTGGCAGTCCAAGCCGGAGCATTACGGCGCCATCCATTTCCACGATGACGATCTCTATGATTGTGGCTGGCGCACGGACTTCACACTGACGGTGCCGGCGGATCTTGGTTCCGGCGTTTACTGCGTCCATGTCTGGCAGAAGACTCCGGTCGGCAAGATCGAGGATTACATCCCTTTCTTTGTGCGACCCGCGCGAGGAACATCGACGGCGCCGCTTGCCTTGCTCATCCCGACCGCCAGCTACCTTGCCTACGCCAACCAGCAGATGATCTCCAGCTGGTGGTTCGATGAACTCTCGAGCTGTAAATTCGCCACCATGAGTTCGGTTGACCAGTATCTGGAGGAGCATGAGGGCTTCGGACTCTCGGTTTATGATGAGCATAGCGACGGCAGCGGCGTCTGCTATTCATCGCATCTCCGACCCATCCTCAACATGCGGCCAAAGACCGACCTGTGGCAGTTCAATGCTGATACGCATCTCACCGACTGGCTGGAGAAAAAGAAGATACCCTATGACGTCATCACCGATGACGATCTTCATGCAGAGGGTGTCGAGTGCCTGCGTCCCTACCGCTGCGTGATGACGGGGACACATCCTGAGTATTATTCGAAGGCGATGCTCGATGCCCTGCAGGCCTATACCAATGGCGGCGGCCGCCTGATGTATATGGGCGCCAACGGCTTCTACTGGCGCATCGCCTATCATGCGGGCCTGCCTGGCGTCATCGAACATCGCCGCGCCGAAGACGGCATGCGCGCCTGGTTCTCGGAATCAGGGGAGTATTTCATGAGTTTCACGGGTGAAATGTCCGGTCTCTGGGCCCGCAATGGCCGACCACCCAACATGCTGGTCGGCAATGCTTTTGCGGCGCAGGGCTTCGTCAATGCCGTGCCCTATCATCGCACTCCGGAAAGCCAGGATCCGCGCGTCAGTTTCATGTTTGACGGCATCGGCATCGATGAAGTGATCGGCGATTTCGGCACCGTGGGTGGTGGCGCCGCGGGCTGGGAAATCGATCGCGCCGATACGCGCCTCGGTACGCCGCCCCATGCGCTGATTGTAGCGGCGGCAACCGACTTTCCGGACAGCTATCATTGGGTGAATGAGGAAATGAACCACACCCATTCCGCTGTCAACGGCGACACCAACCCGCGTGTGCGGTGCGACATGATGTTCTTCGAAACGCCCAATGGCGGCGCAGTCTTCTCGACCGGCTCAATCTCCTATGGCGGGGCGCTGGCCCATGACGGCTACCAGAACAATGTCAGTCGACTCACGGAGAATGTTGTGAAGCGCTTCGTTGATCCGACGCCGTTCTAG
- a CDS encoding alpha-D-glucose phosphate-specific phosphoglucomutase encodes MAASVQRINCPPFADQRPGTSGLRKKVKRFAEPHYLAMFVQAIFGAVGDLKGATIALGGDGRYYNREASAIILRMAAAHGIAKVLVGKGGILSTPAASNLIRQRGLKGGIILSASHNPGGPDGDFGIKYNATNGGPAPESLTEAMFKLSQTLTGYDILDESVGKIDLDRLGMQALGGMTVEVVDPVADYASLMESLFDFDRMRKWLKGKRMLFDAMHAVTGPYAEEILVKRLGASPQSLLNFVPKTDFGNHHPDPNPAHAEELMARMWEADAPALGAASDGDGDRNMIVGAKLAISPSDSLAVLAANANLIPGYAKGIKGVARSMPTSRAADVVAAELGIESFETPTGWKFFGNLLDDGRVTLCGEESYGTGSDHVREKDGLWAVLFWLDLLAATGKSVPAMMDGHWRRFGRHYYSRHDYEAVDTDRANEIVNSLRQRLPDLQGRADKGRRIELADDFRYQDPIDGSISERQGIRLVFSDGGRLVLRLSGTGTEGATLRLYLERFEPKTGVLDLEPQAALADYINLAEDLIGIKRVSGRAQPDVVT; translated from the coding sequence ATGGCGGCATCGGTCCAGCGTATCAACTGCCCGCCTTTTGCCGATCAGCGGCCCGGCACCTCGGGCCTGCGCAAGAAAGTCAAGCGTTTCGCCGAACCCCATTACCTGGCGATGTTCGTGCAGGCAATCTTCGGCGCGGTCGGCGATCTCAAGGGTGCCACGATCGCGCTGGGCGGTGATGGCCGCTATTACAACCGTGAGGCCAGCGCCATCATCCTGCGCATGGCGGCTGCACATGGCATCGCCAAGGTGCTGGTGGGCAAGGGTGGTATCCTCTCCACGCCGGCCGCCAGCAATCTCATCCGCCAGCGCGGGCTCAAGGGCGGCATCATTCTGTCCGCCAGCCACAATCCGGGCGGTCCGGATGGCGATTTCGGCATCAAATACAATGCCACCAATGGCGGTCCTGCCCCGGAATCCTTGACCGAGGCGATGTTCAAGCTGTCGCAAACCCTGACCGGCTACGACATTCTCGATGAAAGCGTCGGCAAGATCGATCTCGATCGCCTGGGTATGCAGGCGCTGGGTGGCATGACAGTAGAAGTCGTCGATCCAGTGGCAGATTACGCATCGCTGATGGAAAGTCTGTTCGATTTCGACCGCATGCGCAAATGGCTCAAGGGCAAACGCATGCTGTTCGATGCGATGCATGCGGTGACCGGCCCCTATGCCGAGGAGATCCTGGTAAAGCGGCTGGGCGCGTCGCCCCAATCCTTGCTGAACTTTGTGCCGAAGACCGATTTCGGCAACCATCATCCCGATCCCAATCCGGCCCATGCCGAGGAACTGATGGCGCGAATGTGGGAAGCCGATGCGCCGGCGCTGGGTGCTGCGTCCGATGGTGATGGCGATCGCAACATGATCGTGGGTGCCAAGCTGGCGATCAGCCCGAGTGACAGCCTTGCCGTTCTTGCCGCCAATGCCAACCTCATTCCCGGCTATGCCAAAGGTATCAAGGGCGTTGCCCGTTCCATGCCGACCAGCCGCGCTGCCGATGTGGTGGCGGCGGAACTCGGCATTGAGAGCTTTGAAACACCGACCGGCTGGAAGTTCTTCGGCAATCTTCTCGATGACGGCCGGGTCACCCTGTGCGGCGAGGAGAGCTACGGTACCGGCTCCGATCATGTGCGCGAAAAGGATGGGCTCTGGGCCGTCCTGTTCTGGCTCGATCTGCTGGCCGCCACGGGGAAATCCGTGCCGGCCATGATGGATGGGCACTGGCGTCGTTTCGGCCGACACTATTATTCGCGCCACGATTACGAAGCGGTCGACACGGACCGGGCCAATGAGATCGTCAATTCCTTGCGTCAACGTCTGCCGGATTTGCAGGGTCGCGCGGATAAGGGCCGGCGCATCGAGCTGGCCGACGATTTCCGATATCAGGATCCGATCGACGGGTCGATCAGCGAACGTCAGGGAATCCGCCTGGTCTTCTCCGATGGTGGGCGGCTGGTGCTGCGCCTCTCGGGCACGGGCACCGAGGGTGCCACCTTGCGCCTCTATCTCGAACGCTTTGAACCGAAGACAGGTGTCCTCGATCTGGAGCCGCAAGCGGCGCTCGCCGATTACATCAACCTTGCCGAAGATCTCATCGGCATCAAACGTGTGTCTGGGCGTGCCCAGCCGGATGTGGTGACATGA
- the pgi gene encoding glucose-6-phosphate isomerase yields the protein MTNPILLPAWKALEAHRAKLGDTTLTELFAGDAARFRNFSARFGDIVLDYSKNGITDVTMGLLLGLADEAKLAQARAHLFSGDRVNNTEGRPALHMALRAPAAHGGHGLTFLIDGTSVAPLVEAELEAMFDFADQVRHGAFTGATGKRIEHIVNIGIGGSDLGPALVVDALRPDIAGRFAMDFVSNVDGAHLDAVLTKANPETTLFIIASKTFTTAETMANASSARKWLAEKLGEAAVDRHFVAVSTNIAAVQNFGIDPARMFRFWDWVGGRYSLWSAIGLSIVLAVGPHKFRELLAGAAAMDRHFQEAPLAENLPVILGLLQVWHRNFCHMAAQAILPYAQDLWCLPAYLQQLEMESNGKSVTRDGAPVTWHTSPVIWGQAGTNGQHAFHQMLHQGSEPVPCDFILVARDRSAFPDQHHMLFANGLAQSAALAFGKSAEAVASEMTAAGRDAASIAALVPHRTFGGNRPSTTILLPVLDPYHLGALIALYEHKVFVAATIWGINPFDQWGVELGKEMANALLAGKGGPADSSTAGLMALYDSYTHRK from the coding sequence ATGACGAATCCGATCCTATTGCCGGCCTGGAAGGCACTCGAGGCACATCGGGCCAAGCTTGGCGATACCACGCTGACCGAGCTTTTTGCCGGTGATGCGGCGCGCTTCAGGAATTTTTCGGCGCGGTTCGGCGACATCGTGCTCGACTATTCGAAGAACGGCATCACCGACGTGACCATGGGCCTGCTACTGGGCCTGGCTGACGAGGCGAAACTCGCCCAGGCGCGGGCGCATCTCTTTAGTGGCGACCGGGTCAACAATACCGAAGGTCGGCCCGCCTTGCACATGGCCTTGCGGGCGCCGGCCGCCCATGGAGGCCATGGCCTGACCTTCCTGATCGACGGCACGAGTGTGGCGCCCCTGGTGGAAGCGGAACTGGAGGCGATGTTCGATTTCGCCGATCAGGTTCGTCATGGCGCCTTCACTGGCGCCACCGGCAAGCGGATCGAGCATATCGTCAATATCGGTATCGGTGGGTCGGATCTGGGGCCAGCACTGGTGGTGGATGCGCTCCGGCCGGATATTGCCGGCCGCTTTGCCATGGATTTCGTTTCCAACGTTGATGGTGCGCATCTCGATGCGGTGCTCACCAAGGCGAATCCGGAAACGACGCTTTTCATCATCGCCTCAAAGACGTTCACGACCGCCGAAACCATGGCCAATGCAAGCTCGGCACGGAAGTGGCTTGCGGAGAAACTGGGCGAAGCCGCGGTTGACCGGCATTTCGTCGCAGTCTCGACCAACATTGCCGCCGTGCAGAATTTCGGAATAGACCCCGCGCGCATGTTTCGCTTCTGGGACTGGGTGGGCGGTCGCTATTCGCTGTGGTCGGCCATCGGCCTTTCCATCGTGCTGGCGGTGGGGCCGCACAAATTCCGCGAACTCCTCGCCGGTGCAGCGGCGATGGATCGCCATTTCCAGGAAGCGCCGCTGGCGGAGAACCTGCCCGTGATTCTCGGTCTGCTGCAGGTCTGGCATCGCAATTTCTGTCATATGGCGGCGCAGGCAATCCTGCCCTATGCACAGGATCTGTGGTGCCTGCCGGCCTATCTCCAGCAATTGGAGATGGAGAGCAACGGCAAATCCGTGACGCGGGACGGTGCGCCGGTGACCTGGCACACGTCGCCGGTCATCTGGGGCCAGGCCGGCACAAACGGCCAGCACGCTTTCCACCAGATGCTGCATCAGGGGTCGGAACCGGTGCCTTGCGATTTTATCCTGGTGGCGCGGGACCGCTCGGCCTTTCCGGACCAGCATCATATGCTCTTCGCCAATGGCCTGGCCCAATCCGCAGCACTCGCCTTTGGCAAATCGGCAGAGGCCGTCGCGTCCGAGATGACGGCCGCCGGCCGCGACGCGGCATCGATTGCGGCACTCGTGCCGCATCGCACATTCGGCGGCAATCGCCCATCGACGACCATCCTGCTGCCTGTCCTCGATCCATACCATCTGGGCGCCTTGATCGCGCTTTACGAACACAAGGTGTTTGTCGCTGCCACCATTTGGGGCATCAACCCCTTCGACCAATGGGGTGTCGAACTGGGCAAGGAGATGGCCAATGCTCTGCTTGCGGGGAAGGGTGGCCCAGCCGATTCCTCGACAGCCGGCCTGATGGCCCTATATGATAGTTATACGCACCGAAAATAG
- a CDS encoding alkaline phosphatase family protein: MSAPRKVLFISADQWRGECLSALGHPTVKTPHLDALIADPVLFKRHYTVTAPCGPARASLNTGLYLMNHRSGRNGTPLDARHTNVALEARKIGLDPTLLGYTDTSADPRGRHPNDPALRTYEGPLPGYKPTLMFPEFMAAWMSDLKAKGYQFEGRHDVYQPKPGFEKPKDRGHRFIPTLFSAEDSDTSFMANRIIDWLGDRQHDDWFLHCVFLRPHPPVITPEPYNAMYDPKDVPFPRRKATPEEEARQHPHLKIMLEKFAKPNSYEEHNPNNLVTMPDLEVRQMRACYYGMMNEVDDAVGRIIAHLKKTGEYDHTLIIFTCDHGEMGGDHYTWGKETYFDQSFSIPLIIRDPRDLADSTRGTIVDAFTESVDVMPTILDWLGAEIPAQCDGRSLTGFLTGEAPSRWREEAHMELDFRSGPYGGIGAERAFGLETHDCQVAIIRGRRWKYVHFAALPPLLFDIENDPDEMNDLSKDPGHAGVMLEMAQKMLSWRLRHQEHVLTDLHNGPNGVEDWGKKQRG, encoded by the coding sequence ATGTCCGCGCCACGCAAGGTTCTGTTCATTTCGGCCGATCAGTGGCGGGGCGAATGCCTGTCCGCCCTCGGCCATCCGACCGTCAAGACGCCGCATCTCGACGCACTCATCGCCGATCCGGTGCTGTTCAAGCGCCACTACACAGTCACAGCACCCTGCGGCCCGGCGCGCGCCAGCCTCAATACCGGCCTTTACCTGATGAATCACCGCTCCGGCCGGAACGGGACACCGCTTGATGCGCGGCACACCAATGTTGCCTTGGAGGCACGCAAGATCGGCCTGGATCCGACCCTGCTGGGCTATACCGATACCAGCGCCGATCCGCGCGGCCGGCATCCGAACGACCCGGCACTCAGGACCTATGAGGGTCCATTGCCAGGCTACAAGCCGACATTGATGTTCCCGGAATTCATGGCTGCCTGGATGAGCGATCTGAAGGCCAAGGGCTATCAGTTCGAAGGCCGTCACGACGTCTATCAGCCCAAACCCGGTTTCGAGAAACCCAAGGATCGCGGCCACCGCTTCATCCCGACCCTGTTCTCGGCCGAAGACAGCGACACAAGTTTCATGGCCAACAGGATCATCGACTGGCTGGGCGACCGGCAACATGACGATTGGTTCCTGCATTGCGTCTTCCTGCGCCCGCATCCCCCGGTGATCACGCCGGAGCCTTACAACGCAATGTACGATCCCAAGGACGTGCCCTTCCCGCGCCGCAAGGCGACGCCGGAGGAAGAAGCCAGGCAGCATCCGCACCTCAAGATCATGCTCGAGAAATTTGCCAAGCCGAACTCGTATGAGGAGCACAACCCGAACAACCTGGTGACGATGCCAGATCTGGAAGTGCGGCAGATGCGTGCCTGCTACTATGGCATGATGAACGAGGTCGACGATGCGGTCGGTCGCATCATCGCGCATCTGAAGAAGACCGGCGAGTATGATCATACGCTTATCATCTTCACCTGCGACCACGGCGAGATGGGCGGCGATCACTATACCTGGGGCAAGGAGACCTATTTCGACCAGAGTTTCTCGATCCCCCTCATCATTCGCGATCCGCGCGACCTCGCCGATTCCACCCGCGGCACCATCGTCGACGCCTTCACGGAATCGGTCGACGTGATGCCCACGATTCTCGACTGGCTCGGCGCCGAGATTCCGGCGCAATGCGACGGCCGGTCGCTCACGGGCTTCCTGACCGGCGAAGCGCCGTCACGCTGGCGCGAGGAGGCACATATGGAACTCGATTTCCGCTCGGGTCCCTATGGCGGGATCGGCGCCGAACGCGCCTTTGGGCTGGAGACACATGACTGCCAGGTGGCGATCATCCGCGGACGTCGCTGGAAGTACGTGCATTTCGCCGCGCTGCCACCACTCCTGTTCGATATCGAGAATGATCCCGATGAGATGAACGATCTTTCCAAGGATCCGGGCCATGCCGGCGTGATGCTTGAAATGGCACAGAAGATGCTGTCCTGGCGCCTCAGGCATCAGGAGCATGTGCTGACCGATCTCCATAACGGCCCGAACGGGGTCGAGGATTGGGGAAAGAAGCAACGAGGGTGA
- a CDS encoding ABC transporter substrate-binding protein has protein sequence MISVTRAVALSLATLLSTTAITTSFASAGSMDELVAAAKAEGELTTIALPHDWCGYGALIENFKAKYGLKITELNPDGGSGDEIEAIKSNKDNKGPQAPDVIDVGLGFGPSSKAEGLIQPYKVATWDSIPDSAKDAEGYWYGDYYGVMSFEVNTDIVKNVPKDWADLQKPEYANLVALSGDPRTGNEGIMAIYAAGLSTGAAPGKAAGEAGLNFFADLNKSGNFVPVGGKANSLAQGTTPIIMRWDYLALADRDVLKGNPPVEVVVPESTVLAGVYVQAISAYAPHPNAAKLWMEYLYSDEGQLGWLKGYCHPIRFNDLVKNGKVPQEMLDKLPPAAAYEKAVFPTLDEQHGAKELITRQWDTVVGAEVK, from the coding sequence ATGATATCCGTTACGCGCGCTGTCGCCCTGTCATTGGCGACCCTGCTGTCGACCACAGCCATCACGACCAGCTTTGCCTCGGCTGGGTCGATGGACGAGCTGGTCGCCGCCGCCAAGGCCGAGGGCGAGCTCACCACCATCGCGCTGCCTCATGACTGGTGCGGCTATGGCGCGCTCATCGAGAATTTCAAAGCCAAATACGGCCTCAAGATCACCGAACTCAACCCGGATGGCGGGTCCGGCGACGAGATCGAGGCGATCAAGTCGAACAAGGACAACAAGGGTCCGCAGGCGCCGGATGTGATCGATGTGGGTCTGGGCTTCGGCCCGTCCTCGAAGGCCGAAGGTCTCATTCAGCCCTACAAGGTTGCGACCTGGGATTCGATCCCGGACAGCGCCAAGGATGCCGAGGGCTACTGGTATGGCGACTATTACGGTGTCATGTCGTTCGAGGTGAATACCGACATCGTGAAGAACGTGCCCAAGGATTGGGCCGACCTCCAGAAGCCGGAATATGCCAATCTGGTAGCGCTCTCCGGCGATCCGCGCACCGGCAACGAGGGCATCATGGCGATCTATGCCGCCGGTCTGTCGACCGGTGCGGCACCGGGCAAGGCGGCAGGCGAAGCCGGTTTGAACTTCTTCGCCGACCTCAACAAGTCCGGCAATTTCGTGCCGGTGGGCGGCAAGGCCAACAGCCTCGCGCAAGGAACGACGCCGATCATCATGCGCTGGGACTATCTGGCGTTGGCTGATCGCGATGTGCTGAAAGGCAACCCGCCGGTCGAAGTTGTGGTGCCGGAAAGCACGGTGCTTGCCGGTGTCTATGTGCAGGCGATCAGCGCCTACGCGCCGCATCCCAATGCCGCGAAGCTGTGGATGGAATACCTCTATTCCGATGAAGGTCAGCTCGGTTGGCTGAAGGGCTATTGCCATCCGATCCGCTTCAACGACCTCGTGAAGAACGGCAAGGTGCCGCAGGAGATGCTCGACAAGCTGCCGCCGGCGGCTGCGTATGAAAAAGCGGTCTTCCCGACGCTCGACGAGCAGCACGGCGCCAAGGAACTGATCACCCGGCAATGGGATACGGTGGTCGGCGCGGAAGTGAAGTAA
- the hisD gene encoding histidinol dehydrogenase, with product MTDRAVRLHELAKMDQAAIARLKVRSEEDLQGFIDAVKPIIGAVAAEGDLALIGCAQRFDGAPQTFAQIMTPPEDFDWAEKHVSAEVMDALKFAADNIRRYHEAQRPEEMWLKEMRPGVFAGERWTPIDSVACYVPRGKGSFPSVALMTAIPAVVAGVPRVVMLTPPGADGRADAATLVAAKLAGVTEVYRVGGAQAVAAAAFGTASVPRCLKIVGPGSPYLLAAKKLLADRIDPGMLAGPSEALILADETADGRLAALDLLVEVEHGPDSSGFLVTPSRDVAEAALKAIPGFFGKMSETRIDYTMTVLSSERGGIVLTPDMQSAYDFVNDYAPEHLMIHAKEPYAHLGAIRNAGEILLGEYSSNTLANFVIGPNNVLPTSGWAKTMSPLSVFDYMKRATVAHVTPAGYPGLAKAAETLARYEGFDAHANAVSATRDEIMATRKG from the coding sequence ATGACAGACCGTGCCGTGCGCCTCCATGAATTGGCCAAAATGGACCAAGCTGCCATCGCCCGGCTGAAGGTGCGTTCCGAGGAGGATCTGCAAGGCTTCATCGATGCCGTGAAGCCCATCATCGGCGCGGTCGCGGCGGAAGGAGACTTGGCCCTTATTGGCTGTGCCCAGCGTTTCGATGGCGCGCCGCAGACTTTTGCCCAGATTATGACTCCTCCTGAGGATTTCGACTGGGCCGAGAAGCACGTCTCGGCCGAGGTGATGGATGCCCTGAAATTCGCCGCCGACAATATCCGCCGTTATCACGAGGCGCAGCGGCCGGAAGAAATGTGGCTGAAGGAAATGCGACCGGGCGTCTTTGCCGGCGAACGCTGGACGCCGATCGATTCCGTGGCCTGTTACGTGCCGCGCGGCAAGGGCTCGTTCCCCTCCGTGGCTTTGATGACGGCCATTCCCGCCGTGGTGGCCGGCGTGCCGCGTGTGGTCATGCTGACGCCGCCGGGTGCCGATGGCCGCGCCGATGCCGCGACCCTCGTCGCCGCCAAGCTGGCCGGCGTCACGGAAGTCTACCGGGTCGGCGGGGCGCAGGCTGTGGCCGCCGCCGCCTTTGGTACGGCCAGTGTGCCGCGCTGCCTCAAGATCGTCGGACCCGGCAGCCCCTATCTCCTCGCCGCCAAGAAACTGCTCGCCGACCGGATCGATCCCGGCATGCTGGCCGGCCCCTCGGAAGCTTTGATTCTGGCCGATGAGACGGCGGATGGGCGCCTTGCGGCACTCGATCTTCTGGTCGAGGTCGAACACGGGCCGGATTCCTCGGGCTTCCTGGTGACGCCATCGCGTGACGTGGCGGAGGCGGCGCTCAAGGCGATCCCGGGCTTCTTCGGCAAGATGAGCGAGACACGGATCGATTACACGATGACCGTGTTGTCATCTGAACGCGGCGGCATCGTGCTTACGCCCGATATGCAAAGCGCCTATGACTTCGTCAACGACTATGCCCCGGAACATCTGATGATCCACGCCAAGGAGCCCTATGCCCATCTCGGCGCCATCCGCAATGCCGGCGAGATCCTGCTGGGCGAATACAGCTCCAATACGCTGGCCAATTTCGTCATCGGTCCAAACAATGTGTTGCCGACCAGCGGCTGGGCCAAGACCATGTCACCGCTCTCGGTGTTCGATTACATGAAGCGCGCCACCGTGGCGCATGTGACGCCGGCCGGCTATCCAGGCTTGGCCAAGGCCGCCGAAACTCTGGCCCGTTACGAAGGCTTCGATGCCCATGCCAATGCGGTGTCGGCCACGCGCGATGAGATCATGGCAACACGAAAGGGATGA
- a CDS encoding ABC transporter substrate-binding protein: MKSVTRSVALSLATLMSTTALMTSFAAADSMDDLIAAAKAEGELTTIALPHDWCGYGDLIEGFKAKYGLKVNELNPDAGSGDEIEAIKANKDNKGPQAPDVIDVGLAFGPSSKAEGLIQPYKVATWDSIPDSAKDAEGYWYGDYYGVLSFEVNTDIVKNVPKDWADLQKPEYANSVALAGDPRSSNAAIIGVHGAGMSTGAKPGAEAGEAGLKFFSDLNKAGNFVPVIGKAASLAQGSTPIIIRWDYLALADRDTLKGNPPVEVVVPTSAVVAGVYVQAISAYAPHPNAAKLWMEYLYSDEGQLGWLKGYCHPIRFNDLVKNGKVPQEMLDKLPPAAAYEKAYFPTLEEQGAAKETITKQWDTVVGANVQ; the protein is encoded by the coding sequence ATGAAATCCGTTACGCGTTCCGTCGCCCTGTCACTCGCGACATTGATGTCGACGACCGCGCTCATGACCAGTTTCGCTGCCGCCGATTCGATGGACGATCTGATCGCGGCTGCCAAGGCCGAGGGCGAACTCACCACGATCGCGCTGCCCCATGATTGGTGCGGCTATGGCGATCTCATCGAAGGTTTCAAGGCCAAGTACGGCCTGAAGGTCAACGAGCTCAATCCGGATGCCGGCTCTGGCGACGAGATCGAAGCGATCAAGGCGAACAAGGACAATAAAGGTCCGCAGGCGCCGGATGTCATCGACGTCGGCCTCGCTTTTGGTCCCTCATCGAAGGCCGAAGGCCTTATCCAGCCCTACAAGGTCGCGACCTGGGATTCGATCCCCGACAGCGCCAAGGATGCCGAGGGCTATTGGTACGGCGACTATTACGGCGTGCTGTCCTTCGAAGTGAACACCGACATCGTGAAGAACGTGCCCAAGGATTGGGCCGATCTGCAGAAGCCGGAATATGCCAACTCCGTGGCACTTGCCGGCGATCCGCGTTCCTCGAACGCCGCCATCATCGGCGTGCATGGCGCTGGCATGTCGACCGGTGCCAAGCCGGGTGCCGAAGCTGGCGAAGCCGGCCTGAAGTTCTTCTCGGACCTCAACAAGGCGGGTAACTTCGTGCCGGTCATCGGTAAGGCCGCGAGCCTCGCGCAGGGCTCGACTCCGATCATCATCCGCTGGGATTACCTGGCGCTCGCTGATCGCGACACCTTGAAGGGGAATCCGCCGGTCGAGGTCGTCGTGCCGACCAGTGCTGTGGTTGCCGGTGTCTATGTGCAGGCGATCAGTGCCTACGCGCCGCATCCGAACGCTGCCAAGCTGTGGATGGAATACCTCTATTCCGACGAAGGTCAGCTCGGCTGGCTGAAGGGCTATTGCCATCCGATCCGCTTCAACGACCTCGTGAAGAACGGCAAGGTGCCGCAGGAGATGCTCGACAAGCTGCCGCCGGCAGCTGCGTATGAGAAGGCCTATTTCCCGACGCTCGAAGAGCAGGGTGCTGCCAAGGAAACGATCACCAAGCAGTGGGATACGGTGGTCGGCGCCAACGTGCAGTAA